The genome window gtgaagccacgcccattttatgtagaattgcattatgggcccaaAAAGCAATTTATACAAAGTGGGGACGATTTTGCGTTACAACAATaaaatgtaatgtatttttcgaAGTGGGTTTCAAAGAATTTCCATTGATTGAATGTGATGGATAGGTCTGTATCCCATTTGTTATTTGTGTGTATTAGAATTTTAAAAAGCACAACACATACGAAATGGAGCAGACCTCAATGCAAAACATATTTAGCAAAACATTCAATGAAGACAAGGTCAACATTaccaaaaaataaacatttatttcagttcaagttgtagaaatacaATATACAACAGCAACTGAAGGGTAACTCAGACGATACAGCAACATAACCACCTGCTTATCAACAGGCTCTGTGTGGTTTCAATAGTAAGTATTCATACTGTGTCCCCACTTAGTACAGGATTTGTAGCAATACCACATTATCAACCTAGAAAAATATTTGTATTGACAGTACTGTATTGTCGTGGCATTTACATAAAATATGAGAGATGTATGATGATACATCAGCATAGCACTGCTGGTACATCAGCTGACAAGACCTGAGaacagaaaaagagaaaaaaatgaaTTACAGATCAATtaaatctaaaaaataaaaagacaCCTATGAATGAAGACGACTAATAAAAGTGAAAACTCCAACATACCCAGGTAATCGTCCATGAGGGATCCAATAGCAAACTGAAAAAGCAAATATTCAACATTACAACTTGCAGGGCTCTTTACAGAGATGAGACTATGGAAATATTTCATACTTTAGATAGATTGGCTTGCAATCTGTGAGGATATTAtactgtgccttcggaaagtattcaaacaccTTGaccttttcacattttgttacattacagccttattctatgattgattacattgtttttccccctcgtcaatctacacacaatacctcataatggtgaagcaaaaacaggttaaaacttttgctaatttatataaaaaatataaaaaatggatatcacattcaaataaattattcagaccctttactcagtactttgttgaagcacctttagcagcaattacagccttgagtcttcttgggtatgatgctaaaaGCTTGGGAaacctgtacttggggagtttctccaattcctctctgcagatcctctcaagctctgtcaggttggatggggagcgttttgctgcacagctattttcaggtctccccaaagatgttcgatcgggttcaagtccgggctctggctgggccaatcaaagacattcagagatgtGTCCCAAAGCCACccatgcattgtcttggctgtgtgcttagggtcattgttctggagcaggttttcatcaaggatctctgtactttgctccgttcatctttcctttgatcctgactagtctcccagtccctgaaaaacatccccacaacgtgatgctgccaccactatgcttcactgtagggatggtgccaggttctccagatatgacacttggcattcaggccaaagagttcaatcttggtttcatcagaccagagaatcttgtttctcatggtccgagagtccttcatgtgccttttggcaaactccaagtgtgctGTCGTGTCTTTTACTTAGACATGGCTTCCgtcggccactctaccataaaggcctgatttgtggagtgctgcagagatggttgtccttctggaaggttctcccatctccacagaggaactctagagctctgtcagagagagcATCGGGTTCTgggtcccttctctccccccccccccccccgattgctccgtttggctgggtgctcagctctaggaagagtcttggatgttacaaacttcttccatttaagaatgacagaggccactgtgttcttggggaccatcaatgctgaagacattttttggtacccttccccagctaggtgcctcgacagaatcctgtctcagagctctacaaacaatttgtttgacctcatggcttggtttttcctctgacatgcactgtcaactgtgggaccttatatagacaggtgtgtgccttaacaaaacatgtccaatcaattgtgtttaccacaagtggactccaatcaagttgtagaaacttttcaaggatgatcaatggaaacaagatgcatctgagctcaattttgagtctcatagcaaagggtctgaatacttatgtaaataataatatttgtattttttataaattagtaaacatttctaaaaacctgttttcgctttgttattataggatattgtgtgtagattgctgatttaaaaaaatatatatttaatcaattttagaataaggctgtaacgtaacaaaatgtagaaaaagtcaagaggtctgaatactttccgaagccaCTGTATAGGTCTGTCAGGTAGCATCCTTAGTTGACGGGGATTTGACAGCATACTCACAATGTCGTTTTTATCCACTCTTGTTCCCACGATCTTTAACCGAATCTCATCATCCTGTTGGATTACAATGTCCTAATGTGGAGAAGACAGAATCCTTAATAAGAAGACATGTATCCAACAGTTGTGTTACCTAAATATTAATTTAGTAAAATGGCACCCACACCACCACTATTTAGTGAAGAACTCATTTTAGATCTCACCTCATCAGTGGTCTTATAACAGGGAGGATTTGAGTTGGGGTCAAACTCCATCTCTGAGGGAATGGACTGCAGAAACAGTAAGTAACCACATTGACATTTTATTAAAGAGTTtatcaataaaaaaaacattcaacAACTAAAAGGAGACATTTCCATGTGGACCTACATGACGAGAGATGAAACAGGACATGGGGCCGATCTCTGTGAACAGTCCAACCTGAAAATAACGGAACATCTTGAATTATTAAAAATTTCACCATGAAAACAATACGATCTATTATTGTCCAGCCTTATTCAGATGGTAATGAGATCAAAGAAGATttgtctatgtcccaaatggcaccctattgactgtggtcaaaagtagtgcactataaagggaatagggtgttttTGTTCTACACAGTCTGAATAACTAACCCCTTTTTGCATAATGCTACTGATAGTTAAATAAAACTGTCCCATTGTTTCAGAGTGCTCCACCTCAAATATCAGCTTATGGACGCTCAAGATGATCTATCCCCCATCCTCTCCGTCATGGCAGACGCCCAGAAATATGTCTACATCTCAGTCATAGACTATCTTCCAAAGTCCCAGTTCACTGAGCCACTCAGGTGACTGTCTGTCAGCACTCAATGTTTTCATACAACCTCTCAGATTGTTTTCATGTACAGTAcgtgatttttttttattattttttttaaacatttgtatGTATTCTTTTGTACCTAGAACAATGAATTTGGCCCACTGAttattttatttggccccctaagttggtgcccccccaaaaaaatattaattgttggggataaaagactgtaaaaacaccactaAATTAGCTCTGATTTAAATTTTGGAAATAtattccaaagtattcccatgcataatagagagatatgtgATTGTATAGAAATGGTAGCAAGGTTAGAAataatgttttagtcaaatactatatctgtttgggcttcaaTGCGGCAAATTTGCAGTCAACAAACTCTTTCTAATATTTCTAAAATCGTCCAGcgactgaatctagttgatgacccctgACATAGGGAATAGAtttccatttgggacgtagcccttGTTTTGTTTCCTTACTTTGTTGACCTGGGTAACCACGGCATCTACCACCTCGCCTTTGAATGGACGGAAGACAATAGCCTTGTACTTGACGGGGTAAAGCACGAATCCCCTGCCTGGTTGGATGACACCTGCACCAATGTTGTCAATGGTGGTCACCGCAATGACGAATCCATATCTGAAACAAGAGAATTACTGAGTCAATAACTGAAcaagcatatcaacatgatacTGGTCAAAACAACCAACCCAGTCTTGTGGAAGTGTCCAAACTGTAAAGACAATTTGTGGTATCTTGTTTACATTGAAATGTAGCCTGGAGTCCAAACTGAATGACTTAGTTTCACTACACTGAGCAATACTGAGTGTGGGTTCCAGGTTAATGAAAGGGAAGCTTCCCTGGCTCAATACTACTCACTTTCCTGTGCATgttccctccacctctgtgaagaGCTTCTGTTTCACAGTGTTCAGGAGATTGGGACCAAAGTACCGAGGGTGGAGCAGGATCTCATGCTCCAGGGAAATCTGTGAatgatcatatatatatatatatagtaccagtcaaaagtttggacacacctactcattcaatggagttggaccgcagagtgaaggaaaagcagccaacaagtgctcagcatatgtgtgaactccttcaagactgttggaaaagcattcctcatgaagctggttgagagaatgttgagagtgtgcaaagctgtcatcaaggcaaagggtggttactttgaagaatctaaaatcaataatatatttggatttgtttaacacttatttggttactacatgattccatatgtgttatttcatagttttgatgtcttcactattattctacaatgtataaaagtcaaaataaagaaaaacccttgaatgagtaggtgtccaaacttttgacaggtactgtatatatagttagTGTACAGTTTGTTTTTACAGTAGGTAACTTAGTACTGAACAAGTCATACTGTTTATAGCTGAGAATGACAGCAGTTACTTTCATTGAGTCTAAGGGTGTTTCCACATATAGCCCTCTTTAATGTGAACtctggggtaaaaaaaaaaaagccaaagAACTCAGGTATCTTTGTATTCACACTGCCCTTGCATTTGAATAAGGACTCAACTCTTTTGCCAGttcacttcacctattttgtGGACAGAGTACTCTTTGCATGCACATTGCTATGTTAAGAAAATAACCAAGATCTTTTTCCAACATACACTCtgggtttttacaaagtgcaggacaaGCCATTTAATCAGAATGTGTTATCTGACTGCTACTATTAGACATAATTCTAAATCAAAAGATACTGTTAACATGTACATTTGATGGCTAACAAAATAAATAGTAATATAATAACTGCAGAATAAATAATGCTGTAACTGAAAATTGTACACACAAGTTAGGCTACTGCCCCTTTAAAAGCTAGAATAGATTTTGTACCCAATGTTGCGATTTTCACCAAATATATTGTCTTCTCACACTTAAAATAGCGTATGAAGCTCTTAGCCTATTGATCACATATTGCAAACAAATACTATGACCTAAAAACGAATTTCTGTGCGTCCTTGACAATcgctaataaataaaaaatgatgcACATTTGTACGTAATCTGGAgcagcaggcagcctagtggttagagcgttggactattaaccgaaaggttgcaaattCAAATCCccccagctgacaaggtaaaactctgtcggtctgcccctgaacaggcagttaacacactgttcctaggccgtcattgaaaataagaatttgttcttaaactgacttgcctagttaaataaagatacaaTTAAAATCTCTATTTTGTGAGGAATTATGGCAGGGTTTAACGGTGTTGTtgtagtagtctagtgtgtgttGCGGGAGTAATGACAAGCGAACATGGGGAACTTTACGTTCACAATATCCTAAAAACGGGAACCGGACCGCGTAATTCAAGCGAACCGAACTCAGACCACCTCTCGAGATGGCCTCAGTTCGGTTCGCTTCGGGGGCTCTTTTAAGGGGTCCGAGTTCCTTTGGAGTGTATCACACTGCACAAAAAAAACGCACGGAGGTCACAAACATTGGCTGAAAGGGTCCATGTATGAAAACACCTGGACCCTTTCACACCAAACACCAAAGTAACATGTAGCTTTCTTAAACTATCATCGCCAGACAGGTATCAAACAGTTAAATATGCTATTATGGACGTTAACAGAGCAGTTAGCTAGCCAACCGGCTAACAAAGCTAGCACTAGCGATAGCATAGTTAGCCAAGGGTGTTATCGTCACAAGATCATACAAATCGAACATCTTACATGATAAAACATGATTTCCCGCTGACGCTTCCTTGATTGTAGCCTTCTGTTTAATTTATCAGCAAGTACTAATTTAGTTATTTAATGTAACTCTTTTGCTTCTCAATGGAAGTGCAGTTATCTTTCAAAATTATTATTTAAGTCCAGCGGCACATCACAGGAAGACAGTAATGTTTGACTTCTGGAAAAAGTTTTACTTCCGGAGCATTAGATTCACAGCCTTTTTGTCCAATAATGTGATCACTGATTATGATTCAAGACAAAGATTCGTGGgcttaaaaataacaaataattaatttTAAGAACAAGAATGAAGTTGAAATGTCTTTGGTTTTAAAAAGAAGCAACAGATGACATAAGACAAAAATGCATCCGACATGACACTGACAGGCCATCAGTCTTTTCCCATATAGACAACACATGCCTTGATTCACTGAGTGTCAGTCAGTCAAGGCAAAAGTAATTGATCAAAAACAGAACTTCAAGATTCATTCAATATTGACACTTCCATTGCGAAGCAAAAAAGTTACAGCAAATAACTCAAGTAGAAAATATGTATTCACCCAAAAAATTCAAATATATACAGTAAAATGCTGAGTGTAACAGAACATAATTATGAAATGAGTAGTTGATTGTAAGCAATCAATGCAATGTAAGCGCTTGTGATAGGCAGCATACTGAGGACCAGTGGAAGTATATGCCAAAACAATTATCTAAGACTAATATgagtatgtgtcccaaatggcacccaccctattccctacactgtGCACTATTTTCTCAgttcaaaaatagtgcactatatatggaatagggtgcgatttgggatgcacacaatgGGTCATCACCGTTAGCATCATCTACCAC of Salvelinus alpinus chromosome 4, SLU_Salpinus.1, whole genome shotgun sequence contains these proteins:
- the LOC139574655 gene encoding DNA-directed RNA polymerase II subunit RPB7 isoform X1; this translates as MPRSEELGTRKNTRSNNDVSDLQISLEHEILLHPRYFGPNLLNTVKQKLFTEVEGTCTGKYGFVIAVTTIDNIGAGVIQPGRGFVLYPVKYKAIVFRPFKGEVVDAVVTQVNKVGLFTEIGPMSCFISRHSIPSEMEFDPNSNPPCYKTTDEDIVIQQDDEIRLKIVGTRVDKNDIFAIGSLMDDYLGLVS
- the LOC139574655 gene encoding DNA-directed RNA polymerase II subunit RPB7 isoform X2 → MFYHISLEHEILLHPRYFGPNLLNTVKQKLFTEVEGTCTGKYGFVIAVTTIDNIGAGVIQPGRGFVLYPVKYKAIVFRPFKGEVVDAVVTQVNKVGLFTEIGPMSCFISRHSIPSEMEFDPNSNPPCYKTTDEDIVIQQDDEIRLKIVGTRVDKNDIFAIGSLMDDYLGLVS